In Leptolyngbya sp. SIO1E4, one DNA window encodes the following:
- a CDS encoding energy transducer TonB: MALSNDCLRQRDYENALTQRRLALGVLGAVGLHVGLLPWLSWSPLQLTELDEPDRIQLVVTPEAPEPITETTLEEEAAAAPEPPPPVPTELAETPNTALTLDESPTVAEPEIETPSEPETEISEEEPETETPTPDAETEEEPAGPVEAEGEFSDALSRLLTGVGSDLNAESVPTGNGEEDEVPEEAGGGGSSGTETAAASGSGGGGGGSVSCSSCSRPSYPASALDAGIEGQPVVVAEFDASGNVIGVTLVQSSGNAALDQAALSSVRNWRFNTGGQAGSVPVEIPFVIDGSERHEEAQRQGDRDSVDLPSEGETAAEESPDSASVESPSEEDDATPADSTSPAAEEDTEEPEEAPPETEDEAADPEAAPETPETSEPSEPETTPEPEAPPEPEAAPPAAEEAPPPAPEPPPEPEAPPPAPVEPAPQPEPMVPEPAAEEPATGDSE; this comes from the coding sequence ATGGCGCTTTCTAATGACTGTCTCAGGCAACGAGATTACGAAAATGCCCTCACTCAGCGGCGATTGGCCTTGGGGGTGTTGGGAGCTGTGGGCCTGCATGTAGGGCTCTTGCCCTGGTTAAGCTGGTCACCCCTACAACTCACTGAGCTAGATGAACCTGATCGAATTCAGCTAGTGGTGACGCCTGAGGCCCCAGAGCCCATCACCGAAACGACCCTAGAAGAGGAAGCTGCTGCCGCCCCGGAACCGCCGCCCCCAGTGCCGACAGAGCTGGCTGAAACCCCCAATACCGCCCTCACCCTTGATGAATCTCCCACGGTTGCAGAACCTGAAATAGAAACCCCCTCTGAGCCTGAAACAGAGATTTCAGAGGAAGAGCCTGAAACAGAAACCCCTACACCAGACGCTGAAACAGAGGAAGAGCCAGCAGGGCCAGTTGAAGCCGAAGGCGAATTCTCAGATGCGCTAAGCCGTCTGCTAACAGGAGTTGGCAGTGATCTCAACGCTGAGTCTGTGCCAACCGGCAATGGTGAAGAGGATGAGGTGCCAGAGGAAGCTGGTGGTGGCGGGTCATCCGGAACAGAAACTGCCGCCGCGAGCGGCTCGGGTGGTGGGGGCGGCGGTAGCGTTTCCTGCAGTAGCTGCAGCCGTCCAAGCTACCCAGCATCTGCTTTAGATGCTGGCATTGAAGGGCAACCCGTTGTCGTTGCCGAATTTGATGCCAGTGGCAACGTGATTGGCGTGACCCTGGTGCAGTCTAGCGGCAATGCGGCCCTTGATCAGGCAGCGTTGTCATCCGTGCGCAATTGGCGCTTCAATACCGGGGGCCAAGCAGGGTCAGTTCCCGTTGAGATTCCCTTTGTGATAGATGGTTCCGAGCGTCATGAAGAAGCCCAACGGCAGGGCGATCGTGACTCTGTCGATCTGCCCTCTGAAGGCGAGACTGCCGCAGAAGAAAGTCCTGACTCTGCCAGTGTAGAATCACCTTCTGAGGAAGATGACGCAACCCCAGCAGATTCGACCTCACCGGCAGCGGAAGAAGACACTGAAGAACCGGAGGAAGCCCCACCAGAGACCGAAGATGAGGCTGCAGATCCCGAAGCTGCACCAGAGACTCCTGAGACCTCTGAGCCGTCTGAACCCGAGACTACACCAGAGCCCGAGGCCCCGCCAGAGCCTGAGGCAGCTCCACCCGCTGCAGAAGAGGCACCACCGCCCGCCCCTGAACCACCTCCCGAGCCTGAAGCACCACCGCCCGCTCCGGTAGAACCAGCGCCGCAACCTGAGCCTATGGTGCCTGAACCAGCCGCAGAAGAGCCAGCCACAGGTGACAGCGAATAG
- a CDS encoding alpha/beta hydrolase, which translates to MSDTPDGLWLCANPHLRRFDQRLFERLNLQADVRCWNYSQTADESCCLETVLVLLHDYIQQQSHPIHLIGHSLSGTIALLYARQYPERVKSLTLLSVGANPAVSWHAHYYALRELLPCNRKIVLNQMARLLFGPQSPVKAAAIVKLLAQVLDTEIAPHSLAHRNALSTGGIEPPLLVCNGAHDVILDPNTQMQWHQWLKSGDRLWMCPQGRHFFHHEYPQRCSQLILEFWHQAACQSGLPLVELAP; encoded by the coding sequence ATGTCAGATACTCCCGATGGATTGTGGCTTTGTGCCAACCCTCATCTGAGACGGTTTGATCAACGACTTTTTGAACGGTTAAACCTTCAGGCTGATGTACGCTGCTGGAATTATTCCCAAACTGCAGATGAGTCCTGCTGTCTGGAAACAGTTCTGGTACTCCTGCACGACTACATTCAGCAACAGTCGCACCCTATCCATCTGATTGGGCATAGTCTCAGCGGCACAATTGCGCTGCTGTATGCGCGCCAATATCCTGAGCGAGTGAAATCGTTAACGCTGTTGTCAGTGGGGGCGAACCCGGCAGTGAGTTGGCATGCCCATTACTACGCCTTGAGAGAGTTGTTGCCCTGCAACCGTAAAATTGTGCTCAATCAGATGGCGCGGCTACTGTTTGGGCCTCAATCACCGGTTAAAGCAGCCGCGATTGTTAAGCTATTGGCGCAGGTGCTCGATACGGAGATTGCCCCCCATTCGCTGGCGCATCGCAATGCATTATCGACCGGTGGAATTGAACCTCCGTTGCTGGTTTGTAACGGGGCCCACGACGTTATTTTGGATCCCAATACTCAAATGCAGTGGCACCAGTGGCTAAAGTCAGGCGATCGCCTCTGGATGTGCCCACAAGGCCGTCATTTCTTTCATCATGAGTACCCCCAGCGCTGCAGTCAGCTCATTCTAGAGTTTTGGCATCAGGCTGCTTGTCAATCAGGACTTCCTTTGGTTGAGCTGGCTCCATGA
- the fldA gene encoding flavodoxin FldA: MAKVGLFYGSTTGKTADAAEQIQSTLGGDSVVDLLDVSEQSAADLAEYDYLIIGCPTWNIGDLQDDWDAILDDLDDVDFSGKTVAYFGTGDQVGYADNFQDAMGILEEKIAGLGGKTVGYWSADGYDHSESKALRDGKFCGLALDDDNESDKTENRIQTWCAQIKSEMGL, encoded by the coding sequence ATGGCGAAAGTTGGATTGTTTTATGGCTCGACAACGGGCAAGACAGCGGATGCGGCTGAACAGATTCAGTCAACGCTCGGGGGAGACTCGGTGGTTGACCTGCTTGACGTTAGTGAACAAAGCGCTGCTGATTTAGCCGAGTATGACTATCTCATCATTGGCTGTCCTACCTGGAATATCGGCGACCTGCAAGATGATTGGGATGCCATCCTTGACGATCTCGACGATGTCGATTTCAGTGGCAAAACTGTGGCTTACTTTGGGACGGGTGACCAAGTTGGCTACGCTGACAACTTTCAAGATGCGATGGGTATTTTGGAGGAAAAGATTGCGGGTTTAGGTGGCAAAACCGTGGGTTATTGGTCTGCTGATGGGTACGACCACAGCGAGTCTAAGGCTCTGCGTGACGGCAAGTTTTGTGGTCTTGCGCTAGATGACGACAACGAGTCGGACAAAACAGAAAACCGAATTCAGACTTGGTGCGCACAGATCAAATCCGAAATGGGGCTCTAG
- a CDS encoding DNA-3-methyladenine glycosylase I, producing the protein MQITEGPDGKKRCFGNKPGQEFYADYHDNEWGIPVHSDRKLFEMLILEGAQAGLSWETILRKREGYRQAFHHFEPEKVAAMTDVELEALRENPKIVRNRLKIYAARKNAQAFLAIQAEFDSFDTYVWQFVDGQPIVGHWPTFETVPVTTPESDALSKDLKKRGMTFVGSTIIYAYMQAVGMVNDHLQGCWCYSG; encoded by the coding sequence ATGCAGATAACAGAAGGCCCAGACGGCAAGAAGCGCTGCTTCGGGAATAAACCCGGACAGGAATTTTATGCCGACTACCACGACAACGAATGGGGAATTCCGGTTCATAGCGATCGCAAGCTGTTTGAGATGTTGATTCTCGAAGGGGCACAGGCCGGTCTCAGTTGGGAAACAATTTTGAGAAAGCGTGAAGGCTATCGTCAAGCATTCCATCATTTCGAGCCTGAGAAAGTGGCCGCCATGACGGACGTAGAACTCGAAGCTTTGCGCGAAAATCCAAAGATTGTCCGCAATCGCCTGAAAATTTACGCTGCTCGTAAAAACGCGCAAGCCTTTCTCGCCATCCAAGCAGAGTTTGATTCGTTCGATACCTATGTGTGGCAGTTTGTTGATGGTCAGCCCATCGTCGGTCATTGGCCAACCTTCGAAACGGTGCCTGTAACCACGCCGGAGAGCGATGCTTTATCTAAGGATCTTAAAAAGCGAGGTATGACGTTTGTCGGCTCAACCATCATCTACGCCTACATGCAAGCCGTAGGCATGGTCAATGACCACTTACAAGGCTGCTGGTGCTATAGCGGTTAG
- a CDS encoding DNA-3-methyladenine glycosylase 2 family protein, whose product MSPTLADAIAHAGPIELVTYREAPLSERLCRAIAGQQLSVKAAASIWGRVVASAAECSLIEHFAAAEPETLRACGLSAAKVKAIRAIAAATLAGELDADVLGRLETGDRTQRLTAIWGVGQWTADMINIFYFGDPDIWPEGDTTARKTLERLTSPRRKTIRTAARFAPYRSYLALYMWQQADAAPV is encoded by the coding sequence TTGAGCCCGACGCTGGCAGATGCGATCGCCCACGCCGGCCCTATCGAGTTGGTGACCTATCGAGAGGCTCCTTTATCAGAACGCCTATGTCGGGCAATTGCTGGTCAGCAGCTCTCGGTGAAAGCTGCCGCCAGTATTTGGGGCCGCGTTGTCGCAAGTGCTGCAGAATGCTCTTTAATCGAGCATTTTGCAGCAGCGGAGCCCGAAACCTTACGAGCTTGTGGCCTATCAGCGGCCAAGGTAAAAGCAATTCGAGCGATCGCCGCTGCCACCCTAGCCGGAGAGCTGGACGCAGATGTGCTGGGTCGATTGGAGACAGGCGATCGTACCCAACGCCTGACAGCCATCTGGGGAGTAGGCCAGTGGACGGCCGATATGATCAACATCTTCTATTTTGGTGACCCAGACATCTGGCCAGAAGGGGATACTACTGCTCGGAAAACCCTGGAAAGACTGACCAGTCCACGCCGAAAAACAATCCGCACTGCGGCCCGTTTTGCCCCATATCGATCGTATCTAGCCCTCTACATGTGGCAGCAAGCAGATGCCGCCCCGGTTTGA
- a CDS encoding TVP38/TMEM64 family protein: MNQRHVIKILRFLAIILLVVLVTWLVNRYGLAQLRAQVNQLGVWAPLGIFLLRFTSVVIPALPGTAYSILSGGLLGFTKGLLVICVADLLSCSLSFWLSRRYGRNLVQRLVGASFMTRIDTLSQRHLEHNFFLMTGFLMTGFFDFVCYGVGLTKAPWLRFAPALIISIAVSNPPIVALGAGLLEGGRLLLGFALLGVFGLAIVTGLVQRGQRIS, encoded by the coding sequence ATGAATCAGCGTCACGTGATTAAAATCCTGCGGTTCCTGGCCATTATTTTGCTGGTAGTGTTGGTCACTTGGCTTGTGAATCGCTACGGCCTCGCTCAGTTAAGGGCTCAGGTCAATCAGCTTGGGGTGTGGGCACCCTTGGGCATTTTTCTGCTGCGCTTTACCAGTGTGGTGATTCCAGCATTGCCAGGCACCGCCTACTCAATTTTGTCCGGGGGGCTATTGGGGTTCACGAAAGGGCTTTTAGTCATCTGTGTGGCCGACTTACTCTCCTGTTCATTGAGTTTCTGGCTATCTCGGCGCTATGGACGCAATTTGGTGCAGCGGTTAGTTGGGGCAAGTTTTATGACCCGCATTGACACCTTGAGCCAGCGCCACCTAGAACACAACTTTTTTCTGATGACCGGCTTTTTAATGACCGGCTTCTTTGATTTTGTTTGCTATGGGGTAGGGCTGACAAAAGCCCCCTGGCTGAGGTTTGCTCCTGCTCTCATCATCAGCATTGCAGTATCTAATCCCCCAATTGTGGCTTTGGGGGCAGGGCTGTTAGAAGGTGGCAGACTGCTGTTGGGGTTTGCCCTACTAGGGGTTTTTGGGCTGGCGATTGTCACGGGGCTGGTGCAGCGCGGTCAACGCATTTCTTGA
- a CDS encoding Rrf2 family transcriptional regulator, giving the protein MELSSKSEYALLALVELSAHYTSSEPLQIRQIASAQGIPDRYLEQLLATLRRAGLVRSQRGARGGYLLVKAPWQITLYDVVSCIEGFDSGNEINMSPETSDGMVIAEVWQEVCQAAESVLQKYTLQDLLERRNTKQQVDFMYYI; this is encoded by the coding sequence GTGGAACTTTCAAGCAAGAGTGAATACGCGCTGCTAGCGCTCGTGGAGCTGAGTGCGCACTATACGAGCAGCGAGCCTCTGCAAATTCGTCAGATTGCATCGGCACAGGGCATTCCAGATCGATATCTTGAGCAATTACTCGCAACGCTACGGCGCGCAGGGTTGGTGCGGAGCCAACGGGGTGCGAGAGGCGGTTATCTCTTAGTCAAGGCGCCTTGGCAAATTACCCTGTATGACGTAGTGAGCTGCATTGAGGGGTTTGATAGCGGCAACGAAATCAATATGTCACCTGAAACGTCTGATGGCATGGTGATTGCGGAAGTCTGGCAGGAGGTCTGCCAAGCCGCTGAATCTGTTTTGCAGAAATATACACTCCAGGATTTATTAGAACGTCGAAATACCAAGCAGCAGGTTGATTTTATGTACTACATCTAG
- the cysK gene encoding cysteine synthase A encodes MQIANNITELIGQTPLVRLNRIPQAEGCLAQITVKLEGLNPSASVKDRIGISMIEAAEAAGKITPGRTTLVEPTSGNTGIALAMAAAAKGYRLILTMPETMSAERRAMLRAYGAELELTPGVEGMSGCIRCAQTLLKTLPDAYMLQQFCNPANPDIHRNTTAEEIWADTDGQVDMLVSGVGTGGTITGIAEVIKARKPEFRAIAVEPASSPVLSGGRPGPHKIQGIGAGFIPEVLNTAMIDEVVTVSDEDAIAYGRRLAREEGLLSGISTGAALRAAIEIGRRPENADKLIVMVQPSFGERYLSTPLFQDPELVAPVAL; translated from the coding sequence ATGCAAATTGCAAACAATATTACTGAGTTGATTGGCCAGACTCCCTTAGTACGCCTAAATCGGATTCCCCAAGCAGAAGGCTGTTTGGCACAGATTACCGTCAAGTTAGAGGGATTAAATCCATCCGCTTCGGTCAAAGATCGGATTGGCATCAGCATGATTGAAGCGGCTGAGGCCGCCGGAAAAATCACCCCTGGTCGCACCACTTTAGTGGAACCGACTTCTGGCAATACTGGCATTGCACTGGCCATGGCTGCCGCTGCCAAGGGTTATCGGCTCATCCTGACCATGCCAGAGACCATGAGCGCTGAACGGCGAGCTATGTTGCGAGCCTATGGTGCTGAGTTAGAACTGACGCCTGGTGTAGAAGGGATGTCGGGATGTATTCGCTGTGCCCAAACGCTCTTAAAGACGCTGCCAGATGCTTACATGCTCCAGCAGTTTTGTAATCCGGCAAACCCAGACATTCATCGGAACACCACGGCTGAAGAGATTTGGGCGGATACGGATGGGCAGGTAGACATGCTGGTGTCAGGCGTTGGAACTGGCGGCACCATCACGGGTATTGCTGAGGTCATCAAGGCACGTAAGCCAGAGTTTAGGGCGATCGCGGTCGAACCGGCTAGCAGCCCTGTATTGTCAGGCGGTCGCCCAGGCCCGCATAAAATTCAAGGGATTGGCGCGGGCTTTATTCCAGAAGTACTCAATACCGCCATGATTGATGAGGTGGTGACCGTCAGCGATGAGGATGCCATCGCCTATGGTCGTCGCCTGGCCCGCGAAGAAGGCTTGCTATCGGGGATTTCAACAGGAGCCGCATTGAGAGCAGCCATTGAAATCGGGCGACGCCCTGAAAACGCAGATAAGCTCATCGTGATGGTTCAACCCAGCTTTGGTGAGCGGTACCTGAGTACGCCACTCTTCCAGGATCCTGAACTTGTGGCCCCGGTTGCGCTGTAA
- a CDS encoding glycosyltransferase family 39 protein, producing the protein MLWAVLWVVILSVVAFFWGLASTGLVDETEPLFAEAARQMHLTGDWITPYFNGVTRFDKPPLVYWLMAIGFQLLGVGEWAVRLPSALPAAALVGLGFYTLRRFGFSRPELATAYVEAPSNITLGHLARVSQRNLVWSAVIGSAIMALHPTTIVWARIGVSDMLLAGCMCTALLAFFLGYAQPQFPQRQRNWLLVSYGLMGLAVLAKGPVGIVLPGLIIGIFLIYVGHWQTALAELHLIKGAVIFLTITVPWYVLVVAVNGQAYIDSFFGYHNFDRFTNVVNGHAAPWYFYFLVVAIGFLPWSPFLPFAIARLRPWDWRTWQSQPRSAHLGIFALVWFSVIFGFFTIAVTKLPSYVLPLMPAAAILVGLAWSDRLGTAGRQTRGSLGFGLSDGLNLIIFAVLLFAALYSPNWMGNDPAMPDLPELVRASGVMVRAAIIWGLAIAAGFGLWVMRQRRWLWSLNLVAFAAFILLSILPAYQLADQIRQQPLRTIAETAIAQQQPSESLYMVGFMKPSLVFYTQKSVTYIEEPQALRQALVDAMAGPSALVVGTPAELAELEWPASNQTILITTPTYELVRLMAL; encoded by the coding sequence ATTCTCTGGGCCGTTCTGTGGGTCGTAATTTTGAGTGTAGTGGCCTTCTTTTGGGGATTGGCCAGTACGGGGCTAGTGGATGAAACAGAGCCGCTGTTTGCCGAAGCCGCCCGTCAAATGCACCTCACTGGAGACTGGATTACCCCTTACTTCAATGGGGTGACTCGCTTCGACAAACCCCCTCTGGTGTATTGGCTGATGGCGATCGGGTTTCAGCTATTGGGTGTCGGGGAATGGGCGGTGCGCCTGCCCTCAGCACTGCCTGCTGCTGCCTTAGTGGGGTTAGGCTTTTACACCCTGCGCCGCTTTGGGTTTTCGCGTCCAGAGCTGGCGACAGCTTATGTGGAAGCTCCATCGAACATTACCCTCGGGCACTTGGCCCGTGTCAGTCAGCGCAATCTTGTGTGGTCGGCGGTGATTGGCTCGGCCATTATGGCGCTGCATCCTACAACCATTGTCTGGGCTCGTATTGGTGTCTCAGATATGTTGCTCGCAGGCTGTATGTGCACCGCGTTGCTAGCGTTCTTTCTGGGCTATGCGCAACCACAATTTCCGCAACGCCAGCGCAACTGGCTTTTAGTGTCTTATGGACTCATGGGGCTGGCAGTTTTGGCGAAAGGGCCTGTGGGCATTGTGCTACCAGGGCTAATTATTGGTATTTTTTTAATCTACGTTGGCCATTGGCAAACGGCCCTAGCAGAGCTGCATCTCATCAAAGGTGCCGTTATTTTTCTAACTATCACGGTGCCCTGGTATGTGCTGGTGGTTGCTGTGAATGGTCAAGCCTATATTGATTCGTTTTTTGGCTATCACAATTTCGATCGCTTCACGAACGTGGTCAATGGCCATGCGGCACCCTGGTACTTTTATTTTCTGGTGGTTGCGATTGGGTTTCTGCCCTGGTCGCCCTTTTTACCGTTCGCGATCGCCCGGTTGCGCCCCTGGGATTGGAGAACCTGGCAAAGTCAGCCCCGTTCTGCTCATTTAGGCATCTTTGCGCTGGTCTGGTTTAGCGTCATCTTTGGCTTCTTTACGATTGCGGTGACCAAACTGCCCAGCTATGTGCTGCCGCTCATGCCTGCCGCTGCGATCTTGGTCGGGCTGGCCTGGAGCGATCGCTTAGGCACCGCAGGCAGGCAGACTAGAGGGAGCCTTGGGTTTGGGCTGAGCGATGGGCTGAACTTGATTATTTTTGCAGTGTTGCTCTTTGCCGCCCTCTACAGCCCCAACTGGATGGGGAACGATCCGGCGATGCCGGATTTACCAGAGCTGGTCAGGGCCTCAGGGGTGATGGTGCGGGCTGCCATCATTTGGGGGTTGGCCATCGCAGCCGGTTTTGGACTCTGGGTCATGCGCCAGCGTCGCTGGCTGTGGAGCCTTAATTTGGTGGCCTTTGCCGCTTTTATTTTGCTATCGATTTTGCCCGCTTACCAACTGGCTGATCAGATTCGACAACAGCCGCTGCGGACAATTGCTGAAACTGCGATCGCGCAGCAGCAACCGTCAGAATCTCTATACATGGTGGGTTTTATGAAGCCCAGCCTGGTGTTTTATACCCAGAAATCCGTCACATACATTGAGGAACCACAGGCCCTGCGCCAAGCGTTGGTGGACGCGATGGCTGGCCCGTCTGCACTCGTCGTCGGCACCCCTGCTGAGCTAGCGGAGCTGGAGTGGCCTGCAAGCAACCAAACGATCCTGATCACTACACCAACCTACGAACTCGTGCGTTTGATGGCTCTGTAG
- a CDS encoding DnaJ domain-containing protein, with protein MTSTSAEKNHYQTLAVSETATQQEIKQAYRRLAKQFHPDSQTAYSGHEGITRINAAYEVLSDPQLRSQYDRQQRLQQAGFGSEAQIYDRAERTVRTQEHYRQRRNASKAADDAIHVWIRQVYTPVDRLIAKVLSPLKTQIRALSADPFDDELMEAFQTYLEGCRESLEKARGRFQAMPNPANAAAVAANLYYCLNQLEDGIEEMERYTYCYEESYLHTGQELFRISAQLRREAKSQLKATV; from the coding sequence ATGACTTCGACGTCAGCTGAAAAAAATCACTATCAGACGCTGGCGGTCTCTGAAACCGCAACGCAGCAAGAAATTAAGCAAGCCTACCGACGGTTGGCGAAGCAGTTTCACCCGGATAGTCAGACCGCGTACTCGGGTCATGAAGGCATCACCCGCATTAATGCAGCCTATGAGGTGTTGAGCGATCCACAGCTCCGGTCTCAGTACGATCGCCAGCAGCGACTCCAGCAGGCTGGCTTTGGCTCTGAAGCTCAAATTTATGACCGTGCCGAACGGACGGTGCGTACCCAAGAGCACTATCGTCAACGACGCAACGCCTCAAAAGCGGCAGACGATGCGATTCATGTTTGGATTCGACAAGTCTATACCCCCGTTGACCGCCTGATTGCCAAGGTATTAAGCCCACTCAAGACGCAGATTCGGGCACTATCTGCCGATCCATTTGACGATGAATTAATGGAGGCTTTTCAGACCTACCTAGAAGGCTGCCGCGAGTCCTTAGAAAAAGCGCGAGGTCGCTTTCAGGCGATGCCTAACCCCGCCAACGCGGCAGCTGTGGCCGCCAATCTCTACTACTGCCTGAACCAGCTAGAAGATGGGATTGAAGAAATGGAACGGTACACCTACTGCTACGAAGAAAGCTATCTCCACACCGGGCAAGAACTCTTCCGCATTTCTGCCCAACTACGGCGAGAAGCGAAGAGTCAGCTGAAGGCAACGGTGTAA
- the der gene encoding ribosome biogenesis GTPase Der, which produces MPLPIVAIIGRPNVGKSTLVNRLAGVQEAIVYDQPGVTRDRTYKPAFWSDRDYLVVDTGGLVFDDNTEFLPHIREQALAALTEASVAMMIVDGQEGPTEADREIAQWLRQQPVPVLLAVNKCESPEQGLIQAAQFWELGLGEPYPVSGIHGNGTGELLDHLITHLPPTDEIEAPEETRVAIVGRPNVGKSSLLNAFVGETRAIVSPVSGTTRDAIDMLVERGEQQYRLIDTAGIRKKKNVEYGPEFFGINRSFKAIRRSDVVLLVIDALDGVTEQDQKLAGRIEDDGRACVFVVNKWDAVDKDSHTIYEYDRTLGTKLYFIDWAKRIYVSALTGQRVPKILDLVDQAVAEHRRRVTTAVVNEVLEEAVSWHTPPTTRQGRQGRIYYGTQVTARPPTFALFVNDPKLFGDNYRRYIEKQFRQNLGFEGSPIRLLWRGKKMRDVERQSANRATKV; this is translated from the coding sequence ATGCCCCTTCCTATCGTTGCTATTATCGGTCGCCCAAATGTGGGCAAATCTACCCTTGTGAATCGATTAGCGGGGGTGCAGGAGGCGATCGTGTACGACCAGCCTGGCGTGACGCGCGATCGCACCTACAAGCCTGCCTTTTGGAGCGATCGTGATTACCTGGTGGTGGATACAGGGGGGTTAGTCTTCGACGACAATACAGAATTTTTGCCCCACATTCGGGAGCAGGCATTAGCTGCCCTCACAGAGGCCAGTGTCGCCATGATGATTGTGGATGGTCAGGAAGGCCCCACAGAAGCCGATCGCGAGATTGCCCAGTGGCTGAGGCAGCAGCCGGTGCCGGTGCTGCTGGCGGTTAATAAGTGCGAGTCCCCAGAGCAGGGGCTCATTCAGGCGGCCCAGTTTTGGGAACTGGGTTTGGGCGAACCCTACCCGGTGTCAGGGATTCACGGCAACGGCACGGGGGAGTTACTCGACCACCTGATCACTCACCTGCCGCCGACTGACGAGATCGAAGCACCGGAAGAAACGCGGGTCGCCATTGTAGGGCGACCTAATGTCGGCAAATCCAGTCTCTTGAATGCCTTTGTTGGTGAAACGCGCGCCATTGTCAGCCCCGTTTCAGGAACGACACGCGATGCGATCGACATGCTGGTAGAGCGAGGGGAGCAGCAATATCGCCTCATTGACACCGCTGGCATCCGCAAGAAAAAGAATGTTGAATACGGCCCGGAATTTTTTGGCATTAACCGCTCCTTTAAAGCAATTCGGCGCTCAGATGTGGTGCTGCTGGTGATCGACGCCCTAGACGGTGTCACAGAGCAGGATCAAAAATTAGCCGGGCGCATTGAAGATGATGGTCGAGCCTGCGTATTTGTGGTCAACAAATGGGACGCGGTGGATAAAGACTCCCATACTATTTATGAATACGATCGCACCCTAGGAACCAAACTCTACTTCATTGATTGGGCGAAGCGTATCTATGTCAGCGCCCTGACTGGGCAGCGGGTTCCCAAGATTTTAGACCTGGTTGATCAGGCTGTAGCCGAGCATCGGCGGCGGGTGACGACGGCGGTGGTGAATGAAGTGTTAGAGGAAGCGGTCAGCTGGCATACACCCCCAACCACCCGCCAAGGTCGTCAGGGACGCATTTACTACGGCACCCAAGTCACGGCACGTCCGCCCACGTTTGCACTCTTTGTGAATGATCCCAAGCTTTTTGGAGACAATTATCGCCGCTATATTGAAAAGCAGTTTCGCCAGAATTTAGGCTTTGAAGGCAGCCCCATTCGCCTGTTATGGCGCGGCAAAAAGATGCGGGATGTCGAACGACAAAGCGCCAACCGGGCTACAAAAGTCTAG
- a CDS encoding energy-coupling factor transporter transmembrane protein EcfT, whose translation MDLLKSLPIGLYLEEPHTWLHRLDARVKLLWLVSILVSPILAGAVWRFAIVGVLIALTLLAMIPPRVWRQQMGWLLTLCTLLLLMTAVLPDDFVMTYQPRLPTAEAAQGLQPWPDQFAPETFSLPQPTDYRYVLLHQGPLKVTQRSVERGIRLSTLLFTLIYGTNLFLLTTAAEEITLALEVLMRPLRWIRVPVTEIALTVTLALRFIPLVLEETQNLIRSVQTRAINWKKLGLRGSAQVWLAIVERLLKNLLLRAEQTAAAMQVRGFTSPNTHRVEWYRLQLHGGDAVALILLIGFWYLRLVWGGEG comes from the coding sequence ATGGATCTGCTGAAATCCCTGCCCATTGGGCTTTACTTAGAAGAACCGCACACTTGGCTGCATCGTTTAGATGCGCGTGTCAAACTGCTATGGCTTGTCAGTATCTTGGTAAGTCCGATCTTGGCTGGGGCTGTGTGGCGATTTGCCATTGTCGGGGTGCTCATTGCGCTCACATTGCTGGCGATGATTCCGCCACGCGTGTGGCGTCAACAAATGGGTTGGTTGCTGACGCTATGTACGCTCCTCTTACTGATGACGGCGGTTTTACCCGATGATTTTGTCATGACCTATCAGCCTCGGTTACCGACGGCAGAGGCGGCTCAAGGGCTGCAGCCATGGCCTGATCAGTTTGCGCCAGAAACCTTCTCTTTGCCCCAGCCAACAGACTATCGCTATGTGCTACTTCATCAAGGGCCTTTGAAGGTCACCCAGCGATCGGTAGAACGAGGCATCCGTCTGAGTACGCTGTTATTCACGCTGATTTACGGCACCAATTTATTCCTGCTGACAACGGCTGCAGAAGAAATCACCCTGGCCCTGGAAGTCTTGATGCGTCCTTTGCGATGGATCCGCGTTCCTGTGACCGAAATTGCCCTCACGGTGACCTTAGCCCTTCGCTTTATTCCCCTGGTACTAGAGGAAACCCAAAACCTGATTCGGTCAGTGCAAACCCGTGCCATCAACTGGAAAAAGCTCGGTTTGCGAGGCTCAGCACAGGTTTGGCTCGCCATCGTCGAACGCCTTCTGAAAAATTTATTGCTGAGGGCTGAGCAGACGGCTGCTGCCATGCAAGTACGGGGCTTCACCAGCCCAAACACCCATCGGGTCGAATGGTATCGCTTACAGCTGCACGGGGGCGATGCCGTCGCATTAATCTTACTGATTGGGTTTTGGTATCTCCGGTTGGTCTGGGGTGGAGAAGGTTAA